Proteins encoded together in one Polaribacter reichenbachii window:
- the fbaA gene encoding class II fructose-bisphosphate aldolase yields MSHNIKPGVATGKEVQEIFNYAKEKGFALPAVNVIGSNTINSVLETAKELNSPVIIQFSNGGAQFNAGKGLSNENQKAAIAGGIAGAKHVNELAEAYGVPVILHTDHCAKKLLPWIDGLLDASEKHFEETGKPLYSSHMIDLSEEPLEENMEICKTYLARMSKMGMTLEIELGITGGEEDGVDNSDVDASKLYTQPEEVAYAYEELMKVSPQFTIAAAFGNVHGVYKPGNVKLTPKILKNSQEFITKKYGVEENHIDFVFHGGSGSTIEEIREAIGYGVIKMNIDTDLQFAFTEGIRDYMQGKADYLATQIGNPDGADQPNKKYYDPRKWLRLGEETFKARLKQAFADLNNVDTL; encoded by the coding sequence ATGAGTCATAATATTAAACCTGGTGTAGCAACAGGAAAAGAAGTTCAAGAAATTTTTAATTATGCTAAAGAAAAAGGATTTGCTTTACCAGCAGTTAATGTAATTGGTTCTAATACAATTAATAGTGTTTTAGAAACAGCTAAAGAATTAAACTCGCCTGTAATCATTCAGTTTTCTAATGGAGGGGCACAATTTAATGCAGGTAAAGGTTTATCTAACGAAAACCAAAAAGCTGCAATTGCTGGTGGTATTGCTGGTGCAAAACACGTAAACGAATTAGCAGAAGCATATGGAGTACCTGTAATTTTACATACAGATCACTGTGCTAAGAAATTATTACCTTGGATAGACGGTTTATTAGATGCTTCAGAAAAACACTTCGAAGAAACAGGTAAGCCTCTTTATAGTTCTCATATGATTGATTTATCTGAAGAGCCTTTAGAAGAAAATATGGAAATTTGTAAAACATACTTAGCTAGAATGAGCAAAATGGGTATGACTTTAGAAATTGAATTAGGTATTACTGGTGGTGAAGAAGATGGTGTAGATAATTCTGATGTAGATGCTTCTAAATTATACACACAACCAGAAGAAGTAGCATATGCTTACGAAGAGTTAATGAAAGTTTCTCCTCAATTTACAATAGCAGCTGCATTTGGTAATGTACACGGAGTTTACAAACCAGGTAACGTAAAATTAACACCAAAAATCTTAAAAAATTCTCAAGAATTTATCACTAAAAAATATGGTGTAGAAGAAAATCATATCGATTTTGTATTCCATGGTGGTTCTGGTTCTACAATAGAAGAAATTAGAGAAGCTATTGGTTATGGAGTTATTAAAATGAATATTGATACTGACTTACAATTTGCATTTACAGAAGGAATTAGAGATTATATGCAAGGTAAAGCAGATTATTTAGCAACTCAGATTGGTAATCCTGATGGAGCAGATCAACCAAACAAAAAGTATTACGATCCAAGAAAATGGTTACGTTTAGGAGAAGAAACTTTTAAAGCACGTTTAAAACAAGCATTTGCTGATTTAAATAATGTAGATACTTTATAA
- the accD gene encoding acetyl-CoA carboxylase, carboxyltransferase subunit beta, with translation MSAWFKRTDKGIQTATEDKKDTPKGLWYKTPSGKIIDTEELKKNLYVSPEDGYHVRIGSKEYFELFFDENKFEELNEKLTSKDPLKFEDTKKYPERLKAAQEKTKLKDAVRTAVGKSLGKDIVIAAMDFAFIGGSMGSVVGEKIARAINYSIENKIPFLMISKSGGARMMEASLSLMQLVKTSAKLAQLAEVKIPYISLCTDPTTGGTTASYAMLGDINIAEPNALIAFAGPRVVKDTTGKELPEGFQRSEFVLEHGFLDAIYERKNLKKQVNLYIDLIQNLPIRSEVKA, from the coding sequence ATGAGTGCTTGGTTTAAAAGAACTGATAAAGGAATACAAACTGCTACAGAAGATAAGAAAGACACACCCAAAGGTCTTTGGTATAAAACGCCTAGTGGTAAAATTATAGATACAGAAGAATTAAAGAAAAACTTATATGTGAGTCCAGAAGATGGTTATCATGTAAGAATTGGAAGTAAAGAATATTTCGAGTTATTTTTTGATGAAAACAAATTCGAAGAATTAAATGAAAAATTAACTTCTAAAGACCCTTTAAAATTCGAAGACACTAAAAAATACCCAGAAAGATTAAAAGCTGCACAAGAAAAAACCAAATTAAAAGATGCTGTAAGAACAGCTGTTGGTAAATCTTTAGGTAAAGATATTGTTATTGCTGCTATGGATTTTGCTTTTATTGGTGGTTCTATGGGTTCTGTAGTTGGTGAAAAAATTGCACGTGCAATTAATTACTCTATAGAAAACAAAATTCCGTTTTTAATGATTTCTAAATCTGGTGGAGCAAGAATGATGGAAGCATCGCTTTCTTTAATGCAATTGGTTAAAACATCAGCAAAATTAGCACAATTAGCAGAAGTTAAAATACCTTATATTTCTTTATGTACAGATCCAACCACTGGTGGTACAACAGCTTCTTATGCTATGTTAGGCGATATTAATATTGCAGAACCTAATGCATTAATTGCATTTGCAGGTCCAAGAGTTGTAAAAGATACTACAGGTAAAGAATTACCAGAAGGTTTTCAAAGATCTGAATTTGTTTTAGAGCACGGTTTTTTAGATGCCATTTACGAGCGTAAAAACTTAAAAAAACAAGTAAATTTATATATCGATTTAATTCAGAATTTACCAATTAGATCAGAAGTAAAAGCTTAG
- the rpsO gene encoding 30S ribosomal protein S15, giving the protein MYLTKEIKEGIFEKHGKGKNDTGSSEGQIALFTHRINHLTEHLKKNRKDFNTERSLVMMVGKRRSLLDYLKKTDISRYRAIIKELGIRK; this is encoded by the coding sequence ATGTACTTAACAAAAGAAATTAAAGAAGGAATCTTCGAAAAACACGGTAAAGGAAAAAATGATACTGGTTCTTCAGAAGGTCAAATTGCATTATTTACGCACAGAATCAACCATTTAACAGAGCACTTAAAGAAAAATCGTAAAGATTTTAACACTGAACGTTCTTTAGTAATGATGGTAGGTAAACGTAGAAGTTTATTAGATTATCTAAAGAAAACAGATATCTCTAGATATCGTGCAATAATTAAAGAATTAGGAATTAGAAAATAA